In Cupriavidus basilensis, the following proteins share a genomic window:
- a CDS encoding ureidoglycolate lyase: MSAPDETAIQPPLPSQAPVCLQVEPLTVAAFAPFGDVIESEGRAPMVINGGMTLRYDDLASVDVGTQGGRALISFFDAQPYALPLGIRAMERHPLGSQAFVPLDEAAFLVVVAPVGDQIDESAIRVFVTNGRQGVNYKRGAWHHSLIVTQGTARFLVVDRGGEGHNCDVTELRGNYQVAG; this comes from the coding sequence GTGTCTGCTCCCGACGAGACGGCGATCCAGCCCCCACTGCCATCCCAAGCGCCGGTGTGCCTGCAGGTGGAGCCACTGACCGTAGCCGCATTCGCCCCGTTTGGCGATGTCATCGAAAGCGAGGGGCGCGCGCCGATGGTGATCAATGGCGGCATGACGCTGCGCTATGACGACCTTGCCAGCGTCGATGTCGGCACGCAGGGCGGCCGGGCGCTGATCAGCTTCTTCGACGCGCAGCCTTATGCGCTGCCGCTCGGCATCCGCGCCATGGAGCGGCACCCGCTGGGCAGCCAGGCCTTCGTGCCCCTGGACGAGGCCGCCTTCCTCGTGGTCGTGGCGCCCGTTGGCGACCAGATCGACGAATCGGCCATCCGCGTGTTCGTCACCAACGGCAGGCAAGGCGTGAACTACAAGCGCGGCGCCTGGCATCACTCGCTGATCGTCACGCAAGGCACGGCGCGCTTCCTGGTGGTGGACCGCGGCGGCGAGGGCCACAACTGCGACGTCACCGAGCTGCGCGGCAACTACCAGGTGGCGGGGTAA